One window of the Torulaspora delbrueckii CBS 1146 chromosome 6, complete genome genome contains the following:
- the BNI5 gene encoding Bni5p (similar to Saccharomyces cerevisiae BNI5 (YNL166C); ancestral locus Anc_2.88), with the protein MGLDQEAIKKRFSQLELDINNMNRMIDDNLQIGENGEEVDKSENEELGESQEWQESPRAFSQLTGEAAQEFVSRAGTPEAEEEGKDKAEEKEKQSEEAHETPVERVVEMSKREVMESVKPVEPVEPVERVEEIKKVEKVTVAENKEQINVQNKVVEKVKVAQSGELSRKQEKVEQREITVQAGTHPADTSDQATDTSEDFTAGNVTTAISSNSSFSSPAEPAAPIFLPKNTQQTTTQRRPTNPFRVVSVGAPNSDTNGSRKASGTTVIEPRAVETEGSLKLQKRLDYLTKKCLKLRKEIQYLNDMNSQSTLSIEDGRRLTSAIEKLQEYLDTKTKEKYDLGVIVSRQLRRDIDRGDNGQFWIGTK; encoded by the coding sequence GATCAGGAAGCTATCAAGAAACGTTTTTCTCAGTTGGAACTGGATATAAACAATATGAACAGGATGATTGACGACAACCTGCAGATCGGCGAAAATGGTGAGGAAGTTGACAAAAGTGAGAATGAGGAGTTGGGCGAGTCTCAAGAGTGGCAGGAGTCTCCCAGGGCATTCTCCCAGTTAACTGGCGAGGCCGCACAGGAGTTTGTCAGTAGAGCAGGAACTCCCGAGGCGGAAGAGGAAGGCAAAGACAAGGcagaagagaaggaaaagcaGTCGGAGGAAGCACATGAGACCCCAGTGGAAAGGGTAGTAGAGATGTCAAAACGTGAGGTAATGGAGTCGGTAAAGCCAGTAGAGCCAGTGGAACCAGTGGAAAgggttgaagaaattaaaAAGGTAGAGAAAGTAACAGTTGCAGAAAATAAAGAGCAGatcaatgttcaaaataaagTTGTAGAGAAAGTGAAGGTTGCGCAGAGTGGAGAGCTAAGCagaaaacaagaaaagGTGGAGCAACGAGAGATCACAGTGCAAGCAGGCACGCATCCCGCAGATACCTCCGATCAAGCAACAGATACTTCTGAGGATTTCACCGCAGGTAATGTCACAACGGCTATTTCGTCAAACTCGTCGTTCTCGTCACCAGCAGAGCCCGCGGCACCCATCTTCTTACCAAAGAACACTCAACAAACCACCACCCAAAGGCGTCCCACCAACCCATTCCGTGTGGTCTCTGTTGGTGCACCTAACTCAGATACAAATGGTTCCCGCAAAGCATCGGGGACTACTGTTATTGAACCGCGAGCCGTAGAGACCGaaggttctttgaaattaCAAAAGAGACTGGACTACCTCACGAAAAAATGTCTCAAACTGCGCAAAGAGATCCAATACCTTAACGATATGAACAGCCAAAGCACACTTTCTATAGAGGACGGCCGCAGATTGACCagtgccattgaaaaattgcaagaatATCTCGATACAaagaccaaagaaaaaTACGATCTTGGGGTTATCGTCAGCAGGCAACTCAGACGCGACATCGACCGTGGTGATAATGGCCAATTCTGGATAGGGACTAAGTGA